One genomic region from Frateuria soli encodes:
- the rpoC gene encoding DNA-directed RNA polymerase subunit beta', producing the protein MKDLLNLFNQQRTTPDFDAIKIALASPELIRSWSYGEVKKPETINYRTFKPERDGLFCAAIFGPVKDYECLCGKYKRMKHRGVVCEKCGTEVTLAKVRRERMGHIELASPTAHIWFLKSLPSRIGLMLDMTLRDIERILYFEAYVVIDPGLTALEKGQLLSEDQYLEATEEHGDEFDARMGAEAVYELLKSIDLPGEVIRLKEEIASTNSETKLKRLTKRVKLIEAFLESGNKPEWMVMTVLPVLPPDLRPLVPLDGGRFATSDLNDLYRRVINRNNRLKRLLELNAPDIIVRNEKRMLQESVDALLDNGRRGRAITGTNKRALKSLADMIKGKQGRFRQNLLGKRVDYSGRSVIVVGPTLRLHQCGLPKKMALELFKPFIFAKLQARGEATTIKAAKKLVEREEPMVWDILEEVIREHPVLLNRAPTLHRLGIQAFEPKLIEGKAIQLHPLVCTAFNADFDGDQMAVHVPLSIEAQLEARALMMATNNILSPANGEPIIVPTQDVVLGLYYMTRELVNAKGTGMVFSGISEVRRAYENRAVQLHAKVKVRLKQVTIGEDGERTSSTSLVETTVGRALLAEIMPEGLPFALANTELTKKNISRLINACYRRLGLKETVIFADQLMYTGFRFATRAGISIGIDDMIIPDEKKPILEEAEKEVVEIQEQYQSGLVTAGERYNKVVDIWSRTNELVAKAMIDGIGTEKVTDADGKTVNQKSMNSLYIMADSGARGSVAQIRQLAGMRGLMARPDGSIIETPIKANFREGLNVLQYFNSTHGARKGLADTALKTANSGYLTRRLVDVAQDVVVTSHDCGTEDGVLMQPIVEGGDVVEPLRERVLGRVVVEDVYGPGNDDDAIVTRDTLLDEALVEKLDKAGVQSIKVRSPITCEASHGVCALCYGRDLARGHLVNMGEAVGVVAAQSIGEPGTQLTMRTFHIGGAASRAAAVDNVSVKTTGTLKFNNLKTVQHSQGHLVAVSRSGEVSVIDANGRERERYKVPYGATISVKDGAAVKAGQTVANWDPHTHPIVSEVAGTVRFIDFLDGVTVQSQTDELTGLESAVVTDPKRRGTAAKDLRPIVRLEDAKGRELKLPGTDVPAQYMLPAGAIVSIQNGVEVGVGDVVARIPQETSKTRDITGGLPRVADLFEARKPKEPAILAERSGVVSFGKDTKGKQRLIIKDADGNEHEELIPKWRQVIVFEGEHVEKGETVVDGEPNPHDILRLLGVEPLAAYLVKEIQDVYRLQGVKINDKHIEAIIRQMLRKVEITEPGESHYLRGEQVERVRINEENERAVGRGERPAEYQSVLLGITKASLATESFISAASFQETTRVLTEAAVRGTRDTLRGLKENVIVGRLIPAGTGLAYHAQRRRQGGLTASELETLSGSSAAVTFAETTAGSDEGAE; encoded by the coding sequence ATGAAAGACCTGCTCAACCTTTTCAACCAGCAGCGCACCACGCCCGACTTCGACGCGATCAAGATCGCGCTGGCGTCGCCCGAGCTGATCCGCTCGTGGTCGTACGGCGAGGTGAAGAAGCCCGAGACGATCAACTACCGTACCTTCAAGCCCGAGCGCGACGGTCTGTTCTGCGCCGCGATCTTCGGTCCGGTGAAGGATTACGAGTGCCTGTGCGGCAAGTACAAGCGCATGAAGCACCGCGGCGTGGTCTGCGAGAAGTGCGGCACGGAAGTGACCCTGGCCAAGGTGCGCCGCGAGCGCATGGGCCACATCGAGCTGGCCAGCCCGACCGCGCACATCTGGTTCCTCAAGTCGCTGCCCTCGCGCATCGGCCTGATGCTGGACATGACGCTGCGCGACATCGAGCGCATCCTGTATTTCGAGGCCTACGTGGTCATCGATCCGGGCCTGACCGCGCTGGAAAAGGGCCAGCTGCTCAGCGAGGACCAGTACCTGGAGGCGACCGAGGAGCACGGCGACGAGTTCGACGCCCGCATGGGCGCCGAGGCGGTCTATGAGCTGCTGAAGTCGATCGACCTGCCGGGCGAAGTCATCCGCCTCAAGGAAGAGATCGCCTCGACCAATTCGGAAACCAAGCTCAAGCGCCTCACCAAGCGCGTCAAGCTGATCGAGGCCTTCCTGGAGTCGGGCAACAAGCCCGAATGGATGGTCATGACCGTACTGCCGGTGCTGCCGCCGGACCTGCGTCCGCTGGTGCCGCTGGACGGCGGCCGCTTCGCGACCTCCGACCTGAACGATCTGTACCGCCGCGTCATCAACCGCAACAACCGCCTGAAGCGCCTGCTCGAACTCAACGCGCCCGACATCATCGTGCGCAACGAGAAGCGCATGCTTCAGGAGTCGGTCGATGCGCTGTTGGACAACGGCCGCCGCGGCCGGGCCATCACCGGCACCAACAAGCGCGCGCTGAAGTCGCTCGCCGACATGATCAAGGGCAAGCAGGGCCGGTTCCGCCAGAACCTGCTCGGCAAGCGCGTGGACTACTCCGGCCGTTCGGTGATCGTGGTCGGCCCGACCCTGCGCCTGCACCAGTGCGGCCTGCCCAAGAAGATGGCGCTGGAGCTGTTCAAGCCGTTCATCTTCGCCAAGCTGCAGGCCCGCGGCGAGGCCACCACCATCAAGGCGGCCAAGAAGCTGGTCGAGCGCGAAGAACCGATGGTGTGGGACATCCTCGAAGAGGTGATCCGCGAGCATCCGGTGCTGCTCAACCGCGCGCCGACCCTGCACCGCCTGGGCATCCAGGCGTTCGAGCCGAAGCTGATCGAAGGCAAGGCGATCCAGTTGCACCCGCTGGTCTGTACCGCGTTCAACGCCGACTTCGACGGCGACCAGATGGCCGTGCACGTGCCGCTCTCGATCGAGGCGCAGCTCGAAGCGCGTGCCCTGATGATGGCGACCAACAACATCCTGTCGCCGGCCAACGGCGAGCCGATCATCGTGCCGACGCAGGACGTGGTGCTGGGCCTGTACTACATGACCCGCGAGCTGGTGAACGCCAAGGGCACCGGCATGGTGTTCTCGGGCATCTCCGAGGTGCGACGCGCCTATGAGAACCGCGCCGTGCAGCTGCACGCCAAGGTCAAGGTGCGTCTCAAGCAGGTGACGATCGGCGAGGATGGCGAGCGCACCTCCAGCACCTCGCTGGTGGAAACCACCGTGGGTCGCGCGCTGCTGGCCGAGATCATGCCCGAGGGCCTGCCCTTCGCGTTGGCCAACACCGAGCTCACCAAGAAGAACATCTCGCGCCTGATCAACGCCTGCTACCGCCGCCTGGGTCTGAAAGAGACGGTGATCTTCGCGGATCAGCTGATGTACACCGGCTTCCGCTTTGCTACCCGTGCGGGCATCTCGATCGGCATCGATGACATGATCATCCCGGACGAGAAGAAGCCGATCCTGGAAGAGGCCGAGAAAGAAGTGGTCGAGATCCAGGAGCAGTACCAGTCGGGCCTGGTCACCGCGGGCGAGCGCTACAACAAGGTGGTCGACATCTGGTCGCGCACCAACGAGCTCGTCGCCAAGGCAATGATCGACGGCATCGGCACCGAGAAGGTGACCGACGCCGACGGCAAGACGGTCAACCAGAAGTCGATGAACTCGCTGTACATCATGGCCGACTCCGGTGCCCGCGGTTCGGTCGCGCAGATCCGACAGCTGGCCGGCATGCGCGGCCTGATGGCGCGTCCGGACGGTTCGATCATCGAGACTCCGATCAAGGCCAACTTCCGCGAAGGCCTGAACGTGCTGCAGTACTTCAACTCGACCCACGGTGCCCGCAAGGGCCTGGCGGATACCGCGTTGAAGACGGCCAACTCCGGTTACCTGACCCGTCGTCTGGTCGACGTCGCCCAGGACGTGGTGGTGACCTCGCACGATTGCGGCACCGAGGACGGCGTGCTGATGCAGCCGATCGTCGAAGGCGGCGACGTCGTCGAGCCGTTGCGCGAGCGCGTGCTCGGCCGCGTGGTGGTCGAGGACGTCTATGGTCCCGGCAACGACGACGATGCGATCGTCACCCGCGACACGCTACTGGACGAGGCGCTGGTCGAGAAGCTGGACAAGGCCGGCGTGCAGTCGATCAAGGTCCGCTCGCCGATCACCTGCGAGGCCAGCCATGGCGTTTGCGCGCTGTGCTACGGCCGCGACCTGGCCCGTGGCCACCTGGTCAACATGGGCGAGGCCGTGGGCGTGGTCGCCGCGCAGTCGATCGGCGAACCCGGTACCCAGCTGACCATGCGTACCTTCCACATCGGTGGCGCGGCCTCCCGTGCCGCCGCCGTGGACAACGTCTCGGTCAAGACCACCGGCACGCTGAAGTTCAACAACCTCAAGACCGTGCAGCACTCCCAGGGTCACCTGGTGGCGGTGTCGCGTTCGGGCGAGGTGTCGGTGATCGACGCCAACGGCCGCGAGCGCGAGCGCTACAAGGTGCCGTACGGCGCCACCATCTCGGTCAAGGACGGCGCGGCGGTCAAGGCTGGCCAGACCGTGGCCAACTGGGATCCGCACACCCATCCGATCGTGTCGGAAGTGGCCGGTACCGTGCGCTTCATCGACTTCCTCGATGGCGTCACCGTGCAGAGCCAGACTGACGAGCTGACCGGCCTGGAGTCGGCAGTGGTGACCGATCCGAAGCGTCGCGGTACCGCCGCCAAGGACCTGCGCCCGATCGTGCGCCTGGAAGATGCCAAGGGTCGCGAGCTCAAGCTGCCGGGTACCGACGTGCCGGCGCAGTACATGCTGCCGGCCGGCGCGATCGTGTCGATCCAGAACGGCGTGGAAGTGGGCGTCGGCGACGTGGTCGCCCGTATCCCGCAGGAGACGTCGAAGACCCGCGACATCACCGGCGGTCTGCCGCGCGTGGCCGACCTGTTCGAGGCGCGCAAGCCAAAGGAGCCGGCGATCCTGGCCGAGCGTTCCGGCGTGGTCAGCTTCGGCAAGGACACCAAGGGCAAGCAGCGCCTGATCATCAAGGATGCCGACGGCAACGAGCACGAGGAGCTGATTCCCAAGTGGCGCCAGGTCATCGTGTTCGAGGGCGAGCACGTGGAGAAGGGCGAAACCGTCGTGGACGGCGAGCCCAATCCGCACGACATCCTGCGCCTGCTGGGCGTGGAGCCGCTGGCGGCGTACCTGGTCAAGGAAATCCAGGACGTCTATCGCCTGCAGGGCGTGAAGATCAACGACAAGCACATCGAGGCGATCATTCGCCAGATGCTGCGCAAGGTCGAGATCACCGAGCCGGGCGAGAGCCACTACCTGCGCGGCGAGCAGGTCGAGCGCGTACGCATCAACGAGGAGAACGAGCGCGCGGTCGGTCGTGGCGAGCGTCCGGCCGAGTACCAGTCGGTGCTGCTGGGTATCACCAAGGCGTCGCTGGCCACCGAGTCGTTCATCTCGGCCGCGTCCTTCCAGGAAACCACCCGCGTGCTTACCGAGGCGGCGGTCCGCGGTACCCGCGATACCTTGCGGGGCCTCAAGGAAAATGTTATTGTCGGCCGTCTGATTCCGGCAGGTACGGGTCTGGCGTACCACGCGCAGCGTCGTCGCCAGGGCGGTTTGACCGCCTCGGAACTGGAAACCCTTTCCGGTTCCTCCGCCGCGGTGACGTTCGCGGAAACGACTGCCGGTAGCGATGAAGGTGCCGAGTAA
- the rpsL gene encoding 30S ribosomal protein S12, with protein MTTVNQLVRKNRSPKTYKSASPALQSSPQRRGVCTRVYTTTPKKPNSALRKVAKVRLTNGYEVISYIGGEGHNLQEHSVVLIRGGRVKDLPGVRYHTVRGSLDCAGVTKRRQARSKYGAKRPKK; from the coding sequence ATGACGACAGTCAACCAGCTGGTGCGCAAGAACCGCAGCCCGAAGACCTACAAGAGCGCTTCGCCGGCCCTGCAGAGCAGTCCGCAGCGCCGTGGCGTCTGCACGCGCGTGTACACCACCACCCCGAAGAAGCCGAACTCGGCGTTGCGCAAGGTCGCCAAGGTGCGCCTGACCAACGGTTACGAGGTCATCAGCTACATCGGTGGTGAAGGCCACAACCTGCAGGAGCACTCGGTCGTGCTGATCCGCGGCGGCCGTGTGAAGGACCTGCCGGGCGTGCGCTACCACACCGTGCGCGGCAGCCTCGACTGCGCCGGCGTGACCAAGCGTCGCCAGGCTCGCTCCAAGTACGGCGCCAAGCGTCCGAAGAAGTAA
- the rpsG gene encoding 30S ribosomal protein S7, which yields MSRKGSHPARLVLPDPKHGSQLIARFINMVMKSGKKSVAESIVYGALTHLGEKNAEPVALVEKALGNVAPAVEVKSRRVGGATYQVPVEVRPGRRMALAMRWVIDAARKRGETSMPRKLAAELLEASENRGGAIKKREETHRMAEANKAFSHYRW from the coding sequence ATGTCGCGTAAAGGTTCCCATCCCGCCCGCCTGGTCCTGCCGGACCCCAAGCACGGCAGCCAGCTGATCGCCCGCTTCATCAACATGGTGATGAAGAGCGGAAAGAAGTCGGTCGCCGAAAGCATCGTCTATGGCGCGCTGACCCATCTGGGTGAAAAGAACGCCGAGCCGGTGGCTCTGGTCGAGAAGGCGCTGGGCAACGTTGCTCCGGCGGTCGAGGTGAAGTCCCGTCGCGTCGGCGGCGCCACCTACCAGGTGCCGGTCGAAGTGCGCCCGGGTCGCCGCATGGCGCTGGCGATGCGCTGGGTGATCGATGCCGCCCGCAAGCGTGGCGAGACCTCGATGCCGCGCAAGCTGGCCGCAGAGCTGCTGGAAGCCTCGGAGAACCGCGGCGGCGCGATCAAGAAGCGCGAAGAAACCCATCGCATGGCCGAGGCCAACAAGGCCTTCTCGCACTACCGCTGGTAA